Proteins found in one Lycium ferocissimum isolate CSIRO_LF1 chromosome 6, AGI_CSIRO_Lferr_CH_V1, whole genome shotgun sequence genomic segment:
- the LOC132060858 gene encoding GDSL esterase/lipase At1g58430-like, with the protein MAPKVFLFSLFFLFFALFLCNTTKSQSMPKFTSILVFGDSTVDTGNNNYIFTLFKGNHIPYGKDYFNHVPTGRFSNGKLVPDIVAMLLKLKKYGVPPYLNSSLSENDFRSGVCFASGGSGYDDLTTSISGVISMRKQLEYFEEYLEKLRGFFGEKEKERIVKGALVIVSSGSNDFIFNFYDVPTRRIEFSMKEYQNFLLDKLQYFVKELYELGCREIIVTGLPPIGCLPIQMTLKSPLHSTCIDKENSDSQSYNKKLEELLPHIQAQLRGSKIFYADIYTPLSDLITNPHEYGFEETKRGCCGTGLLEARPLCTKKSPVCSDASQYVFFDSIHPTESTYYHITEYLVKELLPKFSTIDSF; encoded by the exons ATGGCACCTAAAGTTTTTCTCTTTTCcctcttcttcttattctttgCCCTCTTTTTGTGTAACACAACTAAAAGCCAGTCCATGCCCAAATTTACATCAATTCTTGTTTTTGGTGATTCAACAGTTGACACtggaaataataattatatattcaCTTTATTCAAAGGAAATCATATACCTTATGGAAAGGATTATTTTAACCATGTCCCAACAGGTAGATTTTCAAATGGAAAACTTGTACCAGATATAGTGGCTATGttattaaaactaaaaaaatatggTGTGCCACCATATTTAAATTCAAGTTTATCAGAGAATGATTTTAGAAGTGGGGTTTGTTTTGCATCAGGTGGATCAGGATATGATGATTTAACAACTTCAATTTCAGGGGTAATTTCAATGAGAAAACAGTTAGAATATTTTGAGGAGTATTTGGAGAAATTGAGAGGtttttttggagagaaagaaaaagaaagaattgtgaAAGGTGCTTTGGTTATTGTTAGTTCAGGAAgtaatgattttatttttaatttctatgaTGTTCCAACAAGAAGGATTGAGTTTAGCATGAAAGAGTATCAAAATTTTCTTCTAGACAAGCTGCAATATTTTGTCAAG GAACTTTATGAACTTGGATGTCGTGAGATAATAGTGACTGGGCTTCCTCCAATTGGTTGTCTTCCAATTCAAATGACATTAAAATCTCCACTTCATAGCACTTGCATTGATAAAGAGAATTCAGATTCTCAATCGTATAATAAAAAACTTGAAGAATTGTTGCCACATATACAAGCACAACTTCGAGGAAGCAAAATATTTTATGCAGATATCTACACTCCTTTATCAGATCTGATCACTAATCCACATGAATATG gatttgaagaaacaaaaagaggTTGTTGTGGAACTGGATTATTAGAAGCAAGACCCTTGTGTACAAAAAAATCTCCAGTGTGTTCAGATGCTTCACAATATGTTTTCTTTGATAGCATTCATCCCACCGAATCAACTTATTACCACATTACTGAGTATTTAGTGAAGGAGCTTCTCCCAAAATTCTCAACCATTGACAGTTTTTAA